The following are from one region of the Saccharomyces kudriavzevii IFO 1802 strain IFO1802 genome assembly, chromosome: 12 genome:
- the PIG1 gene encoding protein phosphatase regulator PIG1 (similar to Saccharomyces cerevisiae PIG1 (YLR273C) and GAC1 (YOR178C); ancestral locus Anc_6.70) encodes MPVSSLNYSHGKKLKPSLKLSKTASISSFVSSTPSNSFSPLEDSTSASSSASSSSSEKLVRFATHLYTVKKFNTKLAPISISEKVVNVPPKYITSHLANNLHNDSLSSNFSLIDGEDHPYRLDVLDNSDLEYYDEDDRYENESDFEDDKMFILNRDFFLEKEGLHLGKENKFDIADWKLISSNLNLFKDNNITYLAELERRIFEYLNGQNIKVHLLELSDPVTYEDICRNNLGSCQISGLIFVNNLNFEKIIEIKFTLNNWTDIHYINAHFNKSITSRVDEFKFVIDISALKLNLVSKNLIYSNLFEKKTTCSLNLQFCCRYDVNNFNNKTFYDNNDYRNYEVTISLSAISLNREVKKFPKHDSNLDSFMLRGGNTNVHVLKNDENIKKPLRKFNDDTDYFNDSPLKHKFHKSLGAKVAYNGQYVLSSTKTKISDCGMKPFENLVEPPESQTDEDTSDSPYDLSLQDFNYWEFTNHGLEKAMADLDILQFKNYSKPISRHPTIDDSFTLRTGNSTLRSETQELEDDFSSQEKSAVTTAPLNGMQIHDDEFEASLSYINWNNSTDTLMKKNDRQSIEPSSPSQLSIATIRMEENLLNQENSVGNNMYSFPAFSPLKDSTPLPFLPSDGINDDIREREENIFFSSNEIHFPCDYFSKSPSPSPSPIYS; translated from the coding sequence ATGCCTGTATCTTCTTTAAACTACAGCCACGGTAAGAAACTCAAACCGTCTttaaaactttcaaaaacagcTTCTATTTCTTCGTTTGTTTCTTCGACCCCTTCTAACTCGTTTTCTCCCCTTGAAGACTCAACATCTGCTTCTTCATCtgcatcatcttcatcatcggAAAAATTGGTACGGTTTGCTACACATTTATATACAGTCAAAAAGTTCAATACAAAATTGGCGCCCATCTCGATATCAGAAAAAGTTGTTAATGTGCCACCTAAATATATCACTTCTCATCTAGCCAATAATTTGCATAACGACTCTCTTTCGTCAAATTTCTCTCTCATTGACGGGGAAGATCACCCCTATAGGTTGGATGTTTTAGACAACAGTGACTTGGAATATtacgatgaagatgatagatacgaaaatgaaagtgACTTCGAGGATGATAAAATGTTCATTCTCAATCGcgacttttttttggaaaaagagGGTTTGCATCTCGGCAAAGAGAATAAATTTGACATCGCTGATTGGAAACTCATCAGCAGTAATTTAAACCTATTCAAAGATAACAATATTACATATTTAGCCGAATTGGAGCGCAGAATTTTCGAGTATTTAAATGGTCAAAATATTAAGGTACATTTGCTAGAATTGTCAGATCCTGTAACTTACGAGGATATTTGCCGCAATAATTTAGGTAGTTGTCAAATTTCGGGACTTATATTTGTCAATAACCTGAATTTCGAGAAAATTATTGAGATCAAATTCACTTTAAATAATTGGACAGATATTCATTATATTAATGCGCACTTCAACAAGTCCATTACTTCTCGGGTTGAcgaattcaaatttgtaATTGATATATCTGCATTGAAATTGAACctagtttcaaaaaatttgatataCTCCAActtgtttgaaaaaaaaaccacaTGCTCTCTGAATTTGCAGTTTTGTTGCCGTTATGATGTAAATAACTTCAACAATAAAACATTTTACGACAATAATGACTATAGGAACTATGAAGTAACGATTTCCTTGTCCGCAATAAGTCTAAATCGTGAGGTTAAAAAGTTTCCGAAACATGACTCCAATCTTGACTCATTTATGCTGAGAGGTGGCAATACAAATGTTCAtgtgttgaaaaatgatgaaaacatcaaaaaacCACTGAGAAAATTCAACGATGATACGGATTATTTTAACGACTCGCCACTAAAGCACAAGTTTCATAAATCCCTCGGGGCAAAAGTAGCATATAATGGACAATACGTTCTATCGTCTaccaaaacaaaaattagtGACTGCGGAATGAAGCCTTTTGAGAACTTGGTCGAGCCGCCAGAATCCCAAACTGATGAGGATACATCTGATAGCCCATATGATTTATCCTTGCAAGACTTTAATTATTGGGAGTTTACAAACCACGGACTTGAAAAAGCAATGGCTGACTTGGATATCTTACAGTTCAAGAATTATTCAAAGCCCATTAGTAGGCATCCTACAATAGATGACTCATTCACATTGAGAACTGGCAATAGTACATTACGTTCAGAAACGCAGGAGCTTGAAGATGACTTCAGCAGCCAGGAGAAAAGCGCCGTAACAACTGCTCCGTTAAATGGAATGCAAATACACGATGATGAGTTTGAAGCCTCCTTGAGTTACATAAATTGGAACAACTCTACTGATAccttaatgaaaaaaaatgatagacAATCTATAGAGCCAAGTTCTCCCTCGCAATTATCTATAGCGACAATAAGGATGGAAGAAAACCTACTAAACCAGGAAAATAGCGTTGGCAATAATATGTACTCATTTCCAGCATTTTCTCCGCTGAAAGACTCGACTCCGCTACCATTCTTACCAAGTGATGGTATAAATGATGACATAAGGGAAcgtgaagaaaatatcttcTTTAGCTCGAATGAGATTCACTTCCC
- the DBP9 gene encoding ATP-dependent DNA/RNA helicase (similar to Saccharomyces cerevisiae DBP9 (YLR276C); ancestral locus Anc_6.73) — protein sequence MSTGKKSVEGTYIDDSITFESFHLDSRLLQAIKNIGFQNPTLIQSHSIPLALQQKRDIIAKAATGSGKTLAYLIPVIQTILEYKKTVDNEEENGTLGIILVPTRELAQQVYNVLEKLVLYCSKDVRTLNISSDISDSVLNTLLMDQPEIIVGTPGKLLDLLQTKINSISLNEIKFLVIDEVDLVLTFGYQDDLHKIGEYLPLKKNLQTFLMSATLNDDIQVLKQKFCRSPAILKFNDEEINKNQNKLLQYYVKVSEFDKFLLCYVIFKLGLIKGKTLIFVNNIDRGYRLKLVMEQFGIKSCILNSELPVNSRQHIVDQFNKNVYQLLIATDDTEYIKEEDGDIEEHNGGNEEERNLEAESENGEKPSKEKKVQVKKDKEYGVSRGVDFINVACVLNFDLPTTAKSYVHRVGRTARGGKTGTAISFVVPLKEFGKHKQSMLQTAKRDEKILSRIIKQQSKLGLELQPYKFDQKQVEGFRYRMEDGFRAVTQVAIREARVKELKQELLASEKLKRHFEENPKELQSLRHDKELHPARVQQHLKRVPDYLLPESARGNGTKVKFIPFYNPKKRHPHRKGKVSKPKNGKVDPLKNFK from the coding sequence atgagtaCTGGGAAAAAGTCTGTGGAGGGCACTTACATTGACGATTCTATAACATTCGAATCATTTCATCTTGACTCTCGATTATTACAAgctataaaaaatataggATTCCAAAATCCAACACTAATTCAGTCGCACTCCATTCCTTTAGCTTTACAGCAGAAAAGAGATATTATAGCAAAAGCTGCTACAGGTTCTGGTAAGACTCTAGCTTACTTAATTCCCGTGATTCAAACCATCCTAGAGTATAAGAAAACAGTCGataacgaagaagaaaatggtacCTTAGGTATTatacttgttccaacaagaGAACTGGCTCAGCAAGTGTACAATGTTCTAGAAAAACTAGTCTTATATTGTTCAAAAGACGTAAGAACTTTGAACATATCATCCGACATATCTGATTCTGTCTTAAATACTTTACTTATGGATCAACCAGAAATCATAGTTGGTACACCTGGTAAGCTGTTGGACCTGCTGCAAACAAAGATTAAttctatttctttgaatgagataaaatttttagTCATTGATGAAGTGGATTTAGTGTTAACATTTGGTTATCAAGATGATTTGCATAAAATCGGCGAGTACTtaccattgaaaaaaaatttacaaacTTTCTTAATGAGTGCAACTTTAAACGACGATATACAAGTtctaaaacaaaaattttgtcGTTCTCCAGCTATTCTTAAATTCAATGACGAGGAAATAAATAAGAATCAAAACAAACTACTCCAGTACTATGTCAAAGTTAGCGAATTCGATAAGTTCTTATTATGCTATGTTATTTTCAAGCTTGGCCTCATCAAAGGTAAGACATTGATTTTTgttaataatattgatAGAGGTTATAGACTCAAGCTAGTTATGGAGCAATTTGGTATCAAGTCATGTATATTAAACAGTGAGCTGCCCGTTAATTCGAGGCAACATATTGTTGATCAATTCAATAAGAACGTCTACCAGCTGTTAATTGCTACAGATGACACTGAGTACATAAAAGAGGAGGATGGAGACATAGAGGAACATAATGGCGGAAACGAAGAAGAGAGAAACTTGGAAGCCGAATCAGAAAATGGTGAAAAGCcaagtaaagaaaagaaggttCAAGTGAAGAAAGATAAGGAATACGGTGTTTCTCGTGGTGTTGATTTTATAAATGTTGCATGTGTCCTAAATTTCGATTTGCCAACAACGGCCAAGTCGTATGTTCATAGGGTAGGTAGGACTGCTCGTGGTGGTAAGACCGGCACTGCAATTTCATTTGTGGTCccattgaaagaatttggAAAGCATAAGCAATCAATGTTACAAACGGCCAAGAGGGACGAAAAGATTCTTTCGCGAATTATCAAACAACAAAGCAAATTAGGCTTGGAGTTGCAGCCTTACAAATTTGATCAAAAGCAAGTTGAGGGGTTCCGCTACAGAATGGAAGACGGTTTCCGTGCTGTGACCCAGGTTGCTATCAGGGAAGCAAGGgtgaaagaattgaagcAAGAATTATTGGCGAGTgagaagttgaaaagacattttgaagaaaacccAAAGGAATTACAAAGTTTAAGGCACGACAAAGAATTACACCCAGCAAGGGTGCAACAGCACCTAAAGCGTGTTCCAGATTACTTGCTTCCTGAATCAGCTAGAGGAAATGGGACCAAAGTTAAATTTATTCCGTTCTACAATCCCAAAAAGCGTCATCCACATAGGAAGGGTAAAGTTAGTAAGccaaaaaatggtaaagtCGACCCGTTGAAGAACTTCAAATGA
- the YSH1 gene encoding cleavage polyadenylation factor subunit YSH1 (similar to Saccharomyces cerevisiae YSH1 (YLR277C) and SYC1 (YOR179C); ancestral locus Anc_6.74): MEHTNATTFKFLSLGGSNEVGRSCHILQYKGKTVMLDAGIHPAYQGLASLPFYDDFDLSKIDILLISHFHLDHAASLPYVMQRTNFQGRVFMTHPTKAIYRWLLRDFVRVTSIGSSSSSMGGKDESLFSDEDLVDSFDKIETVDYHSTVDVNGIKFTAFHAGHVLGAAMFQIEIAGLRVLFTGDYSREVDRHLNSAEVPPLSSNVLIVESTFGTATHEPRLNRERKLTQLIHSTVMRGGRVLLPVFALGRAQEIMLILDEYWSQHADELGGGQVPIFYASNLAKKCMSVFQTYVNMMNDDIRKKFRDSQTNPFIFKNISYLRNLEDFQDFGPSVMLASPGMLQSGLSRDLLERWCPEDKNLVLITGYSIEGTMAKFIMLEPDTIPSINNSEITIPRRCQVEEISFAAHVDFQENLEFIEKISAPNIILVHGEANPMGRLKSALLSNFVSLKGTENEVHVFNPRNCVEVDLEFQGIKVAKAVGNIVNEVYKEEGREVKKEISIKTEPIKEENENKLDSRAEKDITNADELRDIVVSGILVSDDKNFELDFLSLSDLREHHPDLSTTILRERQSVRVNCKKELIYWHILQMFGETEVLQDDDRITNQEPKVKQEKSNEQNYSGKLILQIMGDIKLTVVNTLATLEWTQDLMNDTVADSIIAILMNVDSAPASVKLSSHSCDDHDHDSVQSYGRINTDEVSRVKQISRLFKEQFGECFTLFLDKDEPASSNEEAINGVITIGKNTARIDFSNMKILECNSNPLKGRVESLLNIGGNLVTPLC; encoded by the coding sequence ATGGAGCATACAAACGCAACTACGtttaaatttctttcattagGAGGAAGTAACGAAGTGGGACGGTCATGTCACATATTACAATACAAGGGTAAAACAGTAATGCTCGATGCAGGGATTCATCCCGCATATCAAGGGCTAGCTTCGTTGCCTTTTTACGATGATTTTGATCTTTCCAAAATCGATATCTTGTTGATCTCGCATTTTCACTTAGATCATGCCGCTTCACTTCCATATGTGATGCAAAGAACAAATTTTCAAGGCAGAGTTTTCATGACACATCCAACTAAAGCAATTTATAGATGGTTGCTACGAGATTTTGTAAGAGTTACCAGTATAGgttcttcatcttcttccatGGGGGGTAAAGACGAAAGCCTGTTTTCAGATGAGGATTTAGTTGACTCCTTCgataaaattgaaacagTGGATTATCATTCTACTGTGGACGTCAATGGTATCAAATTCACGGCATTCCATGCGGGCCATGTTTTAGGTGCAGCGATGTTCCAGATAGAAATTGCTGGCTTGAGGGTGTTATTTACAGGGGATTATTCAAGGGAAGTTGACCGTCACTTAAATTCTGCTGAGGTTCCTCCACTTTCCTCTAACGTACTGATTGTGGAGTCTACATTTGGCACAGCCACTCACGAACCCCGTTTAAATAGAGAAAGGAAACTGACTCAACTGATTCATTCCACAGTGATGCGAGGAGGTCGTGTTCTATTACCTGTTTTCGCTTTGGGGAGAGCCCAAGAAATAATGCTTATACTGGATGAATATTGGTCTCAACACGCCGATGAGCTTGGTGGGGGCCAAGTTCCAATATTCTATGCGTCAAATTTGGCCAAGAAATGTATGAGTGTCTTTCAAACCTATGTAAATATGATGAACGATGATattcgaaaaaaatttagagACTCTCAGACTAATCCATTcatattcaagaatataTCATATCTAAGAAACCTAGAGGACTTTCAAGATTTTGGTCCCAGTGTAATGCTTGCATCTCCAGGTATGTTGCAGAGTGGTTTGTCAAGAGATTTACTTGAAAGATGGTGCCCCGAAGATAAGAATTTAGTATTAATCACCGGTTATTCCATCGAAGGAACGATGGCAAAGTTTATAATGCTTGAACCGGATACAATTCCTTCCATAAACAATTCTGAAATAACCATTCCAAGACGTTGTcaagttgaagaaatttccTTTGCTGCACATGttgattttcaagaaaatttggagtttattgaaaagattagTGCACCAAATATTATTCTTGTTCATGGGGAGGCCAATCCTATGGGTCGTTTGAAATCTGCATTACTATCAAATTTCGTCTCCTTAAAAGGcacagaaaatgaagtacATGTTTTCAATCCTCGAAACTGTGTTGAAGTAgatcttgaatttcaagGCATCAAGGTTGCAAAGGCTGTAGGAAATATTGTGAATGAAGTATATAAGGAAGAGGGCAGAGaggtaaaaaaagaaatttcgaTCAAGACTGAGCCtataaaagaagaaaacgagAATAAGCTGGATTCTCGGGCTGAGAAAGATATAACTAATGCGGATGAGCTCAGGGATATTGTTGTTTCGGGAATTTTGGTTTcagatgacaaaaatttcgAATTAgactttctttctttgtctGACCTGAGGGAACATCATCCTGACCTTTCTACAACAATATTAAGAGAACGTCAATCAGTTCGTGTAAATTGTAAGAAGGAGCTCATTTACTGGCACATTTTGCAAATGTTTGGTGAGACTGAAGTCCTCCAAGATGACGATAGGATAACAAACCAGGAACCAAAGGtcaagcaagaaaaaagtaacgAACAAAATTATTCTGGTAAATTGATTCTGCAGATAATGGGAGATATTAAATTGACTGTTGTCAACACTCTAGCTACTTTAGAATGGACTCAAGATTTGATGAATGACACTGTGGCAGATTCCATTATTGCAATACTTATGAATGTGGACTCTGCTCCAGCCAGTGTAAAACTTTCGAGCCATTCTTGCGATGACCACGATCATGACAGTGTGCAATCTTATGGACGAATCAACACGGATGAGGTATCAAGAGTGAAACAGATCTCAAGGTTGTTCAAAGAACAGTTTGGTGAATGTTTCACCTTGTTTCTCGATAAAGATGAGCCTGCAAGTAGTAACGAAGAAGCTATAAATGGAGTTATCACTATAGGTAAAAACACTGCTAGGATTGATTTCAGCAACatgaaaattttagaaTGTAATTCGAATCCATTAAAAGGTAGGGTGGAAAGTCTTTTAAATATTGGCGGCAACTTGGTTACACCGCTCTGTTAA
- the SMD2 gene encoding mRNA splicing protein SMD2 (similar to Saccharomyces cerevisiae SMD2 (YLR275W); ancestral locus Anc_6.72) — translation MSSQLSERPKHELSKAELEELEEFEFKHGPMSLINDAMVTKIPVIISLRNNHKIIARVKAFDRHCNMVLENVKELWTEKKGKNIINRERFISKLFLRGDSVIVVLKTPVD, via the exons ATGTC TTCACAGCTATCTGAACGTCCCAAGCATGAGCTTTCCAAAGCAGAATTGGAAGAACTAGAGGAGTTTGAATTCAAGCATGGTCCAATGTCCCTGATAAACGATGCTATGGTAACGAAAATACCTGTAATAATCTCATTGAGAAATAATCATAAAATAATAGCAAGAGTAAAAGCCTTCGACAGGCATTGCAATATGGTTCTAGAGAATGTGAAGGAGCTTTGGACCgagaaaaaaggcaaaaatATAATCAATCGTGAGAGATTCATCAGTAAATTATTCTTAAGAGGTGATTCAGTTATTGTTGTGTTGAAGACCCCTGTTGACTAA
- the MCM5 gene encoding MCM DNA helicase complex subunit MCM5 (similar to Saccharomyces cerevisiae MCM5 (YLR274W); ancestral locus Anc_6.71) — MSFDRPEIYSAPVLQGESPNDDDNTEIIKSFKNFILEFRLDSQFIYRDQLRNNILVKNYSLAVNMEHLIGYNEDIYKKLSDEPSDIIPLFETAITQVAKRISILNRAQTGNNNQDADGTNIDADSLLLNSLPTFQLILNSNANQIPVRGLDSEHVSKIVRLSGIIISTSVLSSRATYLSIMCRNCRHTTSITMNNFNSITGNTVSLPRSCLSTAESESSMANESNIGDESTKKNCGPDPYIIIHESSKFIDQQFLKLQEIPELVPVGEMPRNLTMTCDRYLTNKVIPGTRVTIVGIYSIYDSKNGAGSGRSGGGNGGSGVAIRTPYIKILGIQSDVETSSIWNSITMFTEEEEEEFLQLSRNPKLYEILTNSIAPSIFGNEDIKKAIVCLLMGGSKKILPDGMRLRGDINVLLLGDPGTAKSQLLKFVEKVSPIAVYTSGKGSSAAGLTASVQRDPMTREFYLEGGAMVLADGGVVCIDEFDKMRDEDRVAIHEAMEQQTISIAKAGITTVLNSRTSVLAAANPIYGRYDDLKSPGDNIDFQTTILSRFDMIFIVKDVHNEERDISIANHVINIHTGNANAIQNQQEENGSEISVEKMKRYITYCRLKCAPRLSPQAAEKLSSNFVTIRKQLLINELESTERSSIPITIRQLEAIIRITESLAKLELSPIAQERHVDESIRLFQASTMDAASQDPIGGLNQTSGTSLSEIRRFEQELKRRLPIGWSTSYQTLRREFVDTHRFSQLALDKALYALEKHETIQLRHQGQNIYRSGV; from the coding sequence ATGTCATTCGATAGACCAGAAATATATAGTGCTCCTGTATTACAGGGAGAATCGCCAAACGACGATGATAACACAGAAATTATCAAATccttcaagaatttcattttgGAGTTCAGATTGGACTCACAGTTTATTTACAGAGACCAATTGAGGAATAACATCCTTGTCAAAAATTATTCCTTGGCGGTTAATATGGAACATTTGATTGGGTACAACGAGGACATATATAAGAAACTGTCCGATGAACCTTCAGATATCATTCCATTATTTGAAACTGCAATCACACAGGTGGCCAAAAGAATTAGTATTTTGAACAGAGCCCAAACCGGTAACAATAATCAAGATGCAGATGGAACTAATATAGATGCAGAttctcttttattgaattcCTTACCGACATTTCAATTAATTTTGAATTCCAATGCAAACCAAATCCCTGTAAGAGGTTTAGATTCCGAACACGTCTCTAAAATTGTCCGTTTATCAGGTATAATAATATCGACATCGGTTTTATCTTCCCGTGCCACCTACCTCTCCATAATGTGCAGAAATTGTAGGCATACAACATCCATAACGATGAACAATTTTAACTCTATCACGGGAAATACTGTCAGCTTACCACGTTCATGTTTATCCACCGCTGAGAGTGAATCTTCCATGGCCAACGAGTCAAATATTGGTGATGAATcgaccaaaaaaaactgcGGTCCTGACccatatattattattcatgaatcttcaaaatttattgaccaacaatttttgaaattacaGGAAATTCCAGAACTGGTTCCAGTAGGCGAGATGCCAAGGAACTTAACAATGACTTGTGACCGCTACCTGACAAACAAAGTTATTCCTGGTACAAGGGTTACTATCGTCGGCATATACTCCATCTATGATTCCAAGAATGGTGCTGGATCCGGGAGAAGCGGTGGAGGAAATGGAGGAAGTGGTGTTGCTATCAGGACACCCTATATCAAAATATTAGGTATTCAATCTGATGTGGAAACTTCCTCTATTTGGAATTCGATAACCATGTTTaccgaagaagaagaggaagaatttttgCAATTAAGTAGAAACCCGAAGCTCTATGAAATTTTGACGAACTCTATAGCGCCCTCTATTTTTGGTAATGAAGACATAAAGAAAGCCATTGTTTGTTTACTGATGGGAGGctccaagaaaatcttaCCCGATGGGATGAGGTTAAGAGGTGATATTAACGTTCTATTATTAGGTGATCCAGGTACCGCAAAGTCTCAATTATTGAAATTCGTGGAAAAAGTGTCCCCCATTGCGGTCTATACATCCGGTAAGGGTTCTTCCGCGGCAGGTTTGACTGCCAGTGTACAAAGAGATCCAATGACGAGAGAATTTTATCTGGAAGGCGGTGCCATGGTTTTAGCAGATGGTGGTGTTGTCTGCATTGACGAATTTGATAAGATGAGAGACGAAGATAGAGTGGCTATTCATGAAGCTATGGAACAACAAACCATCTCCATTGCCAAGGCGGGGATTACTACGGTGTTAAATTCTAGAACTAGTGTTTTGGCAGCAGCAAATCCTATCTATGGTCGCTATGATGATCTGAAGTCCCCTGGTGACAACATTGATTTTCAAACCACTATCTTATCCCGTTTCGATATGATTTTTATCGTTAAAGATGTCCATAATGAAGAACGTGATATTTCTATTGCCAATCATGTTATAAATATTCATACAGGAAACGCAAACGCTATTCAAAACCAGCAAGAGGAAAATGGTTCGGAAATAAGCGtcgaaaaaatgaagcGTTATATAACGTATTGCAGATTGAAATGTGCACCAAGACTTTCACCGCAGGCCGCTGAAAAActatcttcaaatttcGTCACCATTAGAAAGCAACTATTGATTAATGAATTGGAGTCAACCGAAAGATCTTCCATTCCAATTACTATTCGTCAATTGGAAGCTATCATAAGGATAACGGAATCGTTAGCTAAGCTAGAATTGAGTCCTATTGCACAGGAAAGACATGTTGACGAATCTATTAGATTATTTCAGGCATCCACAATGGACGCTGCTTCCCAGGACCCAATTGGTGGCTTGAATCAAACAAGCGGAACATCACTATCAGAAATTCGTCGTTTTGAACAAGagttgaaaagaagattacCTATTGGTTGGTCTACTTCTTATCAAACTTTAAGAAGAGAATTTGTGGATACACATAGATTTTCTCAGTTAGCCTTGGATAAGGCCCTGTATGCGTTAGAAAAGCATGAAACAATTCAATTAAGGCACCAGGGTCAGAACATTTACAGAAGTGGAGTATGA